A region of Micromonas commoda chromosome 4, complete sequence DNA encodes the following proteins:
- the RPE_2 gene encoding ribulose-phosphate 3-epimerase (Pentose-5-phosphate-3-epimerase [Carbohydrate transport and metabolism]), whose amino-acid sequence MAPAAIVSPSLLASDFARMADEAKKVIDGGADWLHLDIMDGHFVPNLTFGAPVVKCLAKHTDAFLDCHLMVTNPGDYVEPLKDAGAHMFTFHIEVDEDAAVLCDRARAAGMKAGVALKPGTPAEAVHAICDAGKVDMVLVMTVEPGFGGQKFQPEMMPKVKALRERYPQIDIQVDGGLGPATIEAAATAGANVIVAGSSVFGSDDVPKAIAVLKDAVTAAAK is encoded by the coding sequence atggcgcccgcggcgatcgtaTCCCCCTCCCTTCTCGCCTCCGACTTCGCCCGCATGGCGGATGAGGCCAAGAAggtcatcgacggcggcgcggactgGCTCCACCTGGACATCATGGACGGACACTTCGTCCCGAACCTCACCTTCGGCGCCCCGGTGGTGAAGTGCCTCGCCAAGCACACCGACGCTTTCCTCGACTGCCACCTCATGGTGACCAACCCCGGGGACTACGTCGAGCCCCTAAAGGATGCCGGGGCGCACATGTTCACCTTCCACATCGAGgtcgacgaagacgccgccgtgctgTGCGATagggcccgcgcggcgggaatGAAGGCTGGCGTGGCGCTCAAGCCCGGAacccccgcggaggctgtCCACGCCATCTGCGACGCGGGCAAGGTTGACATGGTGCTCGTCATGACGGTGGAGCCCGGGTTTGGCGGGCAGAAGTTCCAGCCGGAGATGATGCCCAAGGTCAAGGCGCTCCGCGAGAGGTACCCTCAGATCGACATCCAGGTGGACGGCGGCCTCGGAcccgcgacgatcgaggcggcggcgacggccggggcgaacgtcatcgtcgccgggtcaAGCGTCTTCGGCTCCGACGACGTTCCAAAGGCAATCGCCGTGCTCaaggacgcggtgacggcaGCCGCGAAGtga
- a CDS encoding predicted protein, whose translation MAANVVTIGASVFTAAPARVFRRRAPKCNASAGRDHHGPQPRPQVGMGAGGNRKFLGQRRGDALVAPATGRRAILNQGPPKRPPRDLLAMEEEMTGGGVDNEEPAKGLLGAVWKFVRPHTIRGTLLGTTAIVTRQLLQNPELFNQALVPKALMGLLALLLGNGYIVGINQVYDVEIDKVNKPYLPLASGELSSGTAVAICTIFALLGGAIVATNFEPLITGLYAFGLFLGTLYSVPPMRLKRSPWAAFIIIAIVRGVLLNFGVHHATTAAIGLPFVWSPPIMFITTFVTVFAICISICKDLADIEGDKQEGIKTFATEIGAAGIAYLGSGLLVFNYCFAIGSAMIRQDWFNLPLMIGFHSLAILFCIWRTKIMEYQGFTKASVMKYYQNIWYLFYGEYLILPFL comes from the coding sequence ATGGCTGCTAACGTTGTTACCATCGGCGCGTCGGTTTttaccgccgcgccggcgcgcgtgttcaggcgtcgcgcgccgaaATGCAACGCTTCGGCCGGGCGCGACCACCACGGTCCCCAGCCGAGGCCCCAGGTTGGGATGGGTGCGGGCGGTAATCGCAAATTCCtcggccagcgccgcggcgatgcgctcgtcgcgcccgcgactgggcgccgcgcgatcctcAACCAGGGCCCTCCGAAGCGTCCCCCGAGGGATCTTttggcgatggaggaggagatgaCGGGAGGTGGCGTGGACAACGAGGAACCGGCTAagggcctcctcggcgctgtTTGGAAATTCGTCCGCCCGCACACGATCAGGGGTACTCTCCTCGGTACCACCGCCATCGTCACCAGGCAGCTCCTCCAAAACCCCGAGCTCTTCAACCAGGCGCTCGTACCGAAGGCGCTTATGGGTctcctcgcccttctcctCGGTAACGGCTACATCGTCGGCATCAACCAGGTGTACGACGTCGAGATCGACAAGGTGAACAAGCCGTACCTGCCCCTCGCATCCGGCGAGCTCAGCTCAGGAACCGCGGTTGCAATCTGCACAATtttcgcgctcctcggcggcgccatcgtcgccaccaACTTCGAACCACTCATCACCGGCCTCTACGCCTTCGGTCTTTTCCTCGGTACGCTCTACTCCGTACCCCCGATGCGGCTGAAGCGCAGCCCGTGGGCGGCGTTCATCATCATCGccatcgtccgcggcgtcctgcTCAACTTTGGTGTGCACcacgcgacgaccgcggcgatcggtcTGCCCTTCGTGTGGTCCCCGCCCATCATGTTCATCACCACCTTCGTCACCGTGTTCGCCATCTGCATCTCCATCTGCAAGGACCTGGCGGACATCGAGGGCGACAAGCAGGAGGGCATCAAGACGTTTGCGACGGAGAttggcgccgcgggcatcgcgtACCTTGGCTCCGGTCTCCTCGTCTTCAACTACTGCTTCGCCATCGGATCCGCGATGATCAGGCAGGATTGGTTCAACCTGCCGCTCATGATCGGTTTCCACTCTCTCGCGATCCTGTTCTGCATCTGGAGGACCAAGATTATGGAATACCAGGGTTTCACCAAGGCGTCGGTGATGAAGTACTACCAGAACATCTGGTACCTCTTCTACGGCGAGTACTTGATCCTGCCCTTCCTGTAA
- the PETF2 gene encoding ferredoxin, chloroplast precursor gives MVRADNGEKGSEVKTIMRGAEEILEKVGLSLGPIGMTLGESKKQEPAADGSGDAEEQTESYNDEDTLMAKADALMEKTGLSLGPIGMTLGESKTGSGPAGATSEEKGERKSIAPLTTAEWKEKHVNLDGTVDLFMKDHYNAASRLAGGAEFDCMTNIENIAWSGLPSDAVTGVRHKVRVTDHETGDVLEVDVPEGRYVLFEAEQDGWELPNACRMGCCTKCAVKVTSGTLKQPEALGLSKKYRDEGYALLCVSTATSDVECVTQDEEEVYQMQFGELFEQLATDKNAGSVLRDDFALEIADMDE, from the coding sequence ATGGTTCGCGCCGATAACGGCGAGAAGGGAAGCGAGGTCAAGACCATcatgcgcggcgccgaggagatccTGGAGAAGGTCGGCCTCTCCCTCGGTCCCATCGGGATGACCCTCGGCGAGTCCAAGAAGCaggagcccgccgcggacggttCAGGCGACGCCGAAGAGCAAACCGAGTCTTACAACGACGAGGACACGCTCatggccaaggcggacgcgctgaTGGAGAAGACCGGGCTGTCCCTCGGACCCATAGGCATGACTCTCGGCGAGTCAAAGACCGGATCCGGACCCGCGGGTGCGACATCCGAGGAGAAGGGCGAGCGCAAGTCCATCGCCCCGCTGACCACCGCGGAGTGGAAGGAGAAGCACGTCAACCTGGATGGCACCGTGGACCTGTTCATGAAGGACCACTAcaacgcggcgtccaggcttgcgggcggcgccgagttCGACTGCATGACCAACATCGAGAACATCGCGTGGTCCGGGCTCCcgtccgacgccgtcaccggcgtgAGGCACAAGGTGAGGGTGACGGATCACGAGACGGGCGATGTGCTCGAGGTGGACGTCCCGGAGGGCAGGTACGTGCTCTTCGAGGCGGAGCAGGACGGCTGGGAGCTGCCCAACGCGTGCCGCATGGGCTGCTGCACCAAATGCGCCGTCAAGGTGACGAGCGGGACGCTCAAACAGCCAGAGGCGCTCGGTTTGAGTAAGAAGTACAGGGACGAGGGCTACGCGCTGCTGTGCGTGTcaaccgcgacgagcgacgtGGAGTGCGTGACgcaggacgaggaggaggtgtaCCAGATGCAGTTCGGCGAGCTGTTCGAGCAGCTGGCGACGGATAAGAACGCGGGTTCGGTGCTGAGGGACGACTTCGCGCTGGAGATTGCCGACATGGACGAGTAG
- a CDS encoding predicted protein gives MLDRLEGNAVGFYDSDNEGGADEFWSEILGAAKKKRRVGGPRVPREPRAPKPQKSHMITAYNSDNQMLMRKKKVIDPREPNILKLPAHPIPESWGKVIRPYRPPSEIEAEKLALPDCTQHVMDIVKNCEKLTDLGTDFLAVHANPPWAIDDSPDKGSITVEMVAKIPFHKLAPYGFVFMWVEKENLSAVCDAMMDQKFVYVENMTWVQMMPNNTIAGARARYLRRSHRTMLMFRRDVRQFPEAKEVELRHQRTADVTLDVLQTSSTGRRVVPQHVYKAMETLLPEAYKAGYKGRLLELWSEPGAEARRSGWTLVADEKGKGKK, from the coding sequence AtgctcgatcgcctcgagggCAACGCCGTTGGGTTCTACGACAGCGACaacgaaggcggcgcggacgagttcTGGAGCGAGATCCTCGgagcggcgaagaagaagaggcgCGTGGGCGGTCCGAGGGTGCCCCGCGAGCCCAGGGCGCCCAAGCCCCAGAAGTCGCACATGATCACCGCGTACAACAGCGATAACCAGATGCTCATGCGCAAGAAGAAGGTGATCGATCCGAGGGAGCCGAACATCCTCAAGCTCCCCGCGCACCCCATACCGGAGTCGTGGGGCAAGGTCATCCGCCCGTACAGGCCCCCGAGCGAgatcgaggcggagaagctcgcgctGCCCGACTGTACGCAGCACGTCATGGACATCGTGAAGAACTGCGAGAAGCTCACGGATCTCGGCACCGACTTCCTCGCCGTGCACGCCAACCCCCCTTGGGCCATAGACGATTCCCCCGACAAGGGAAGCATCACGGTTGAGATGGTGGCCAAGATCCCGTTCCATAAGCTCGCGCCCTACGGCTTCGTGTTCATGTGGGTGGAGAAGGAGAACCTCAGCGCCGTGTGCGACGCCATGATGGACCAGAAGTTCGTGTACGTGGAGAACATGACCTGGGTGCAGATGATGCCCAACAACACCATCgccggggcgagggcgcggtaCCTCCGACGATCGCACCGCACCATGCTCATgttccgccgcgacgtccggcAGTTCcccgaggcgaaggaggtgGAACTCAGGCACCAGCGCACCGCGGACGTCACACTCGACGTGCTCCAGACCTCATCCACGGGCAGGCGCGTCGTTCCCCAGCACGTGTACAAGGCTATGGAGACGCTCCTGCCGGAGGCGTACAAGGCTGGGTACAAGGGGAGGCTGCTGGAGCTCTGGTCGGaacccggcgcggaggcgagacGGTCGGGCTGGACCCTCGTGGCGGACGAAAAGGGCAAAGGAAAGAAGTGA
- a CDS encoding predicted protein, with translation MGIFGKKKPPAAAPPPPAATRANPKSPRVDDAHPSPRATPKGERDASDGSRSDSSSASSSSDSEAEETDAPASLPTYEGTPCTMRLAIGVDGGGTGTTCVVIGDDDDEHLGRCELRDRSANANSVGFESALRAVLDAIDGALDDALSGTRWKKEDVTLGVDDATAGRRALAVVCAGIDGDGDATRLRNALVARVPGLARRLVVDNDAAGALASGTEGAMRGIALVAGTGTVAFGVGFSGGTDDDGDQSTERRKRRGVRARAGGWGPAFEDRGSGHHLGTRALNAAARVEDGRGPPTRLHGDVLRKLKLAPGAPNVADALRRWAYSSGPAPEWSKVADLAPLVTAAAAEGDAVAVGIVNDAAEGLWEQIFAVYMAIKRGGGFGSAADAGDSSKASRQYSDADIVPIVLCGGLLKRDGVLTKKLGESLMARESGRTGMFSGLLVHPEVGPEWGAAWMARKLMDPFGR, from the coding sequence ATGGGTATCTTCGGGAAGAAGAAGcccccggcggccgcgccgccacctcccgccgcgacgcgggccaACCCAAAgtcccctcgcgtcgacgacgcccacccctcgccccgggcgacgcccaagggcgagcgcgacgcgagcgacgggagcCGGTCCGactcgtccagcgcgtcgagctcctccgactccgaggcggaggagacggacgcgcccgcgagttTGCCGACGTACGAGGGGACCCCGTGCACCATGCGCCTCGCcatcggcgtggacggcgggggcACCGGCACGACGtgcgtcgtcatcggcgacgacgacgacgaacacCTGGGACGATGCGAGCTGCGCGACCGGAGCGCCAACGCAAACTCGGTCGGGTTCGAgagcgcgctccgcgcggtgctggacgcgatcgacggcgccctcgacgacgcgctgagcGGCACGCGGTGGAAAAAGGAGGACGTcacgctcggcgtcgacgacgccaccgccgggaggcgcgcgctcgcggtggtgtGCGCggggatcgacggcgacggcgatgcgacgcggTTAAGaaacgcgctcgtcgcgcgcgtgcccggGCTCGCGCGCAGACTCGTCGTGGacaacgacgcggcgggcgcgctggCGAGCGGAACGGAGGGTGCCATGCGGGGtatcgcgctcgtggcggggACCGGCACCGTCGCGTTCGGGGTGGGTTTCAGCGGcgggacggacgacgacggggatcAATCGACGGAGCGACGTAAAAGAagaggcgtccgcgctcgagcgggtGGCTGGGGGCCCGCGTTCGAGGACAGGGGCAGCGGGCACCACCTCGGCACCAGGgcgctcaacgcggcggcgcgggtggaggACGGCCGGGGTCCGCCCACGCGGCTGCACGGGGACGTCCTTCGTAAACTTaagctcgcgcccggcgcaccgaacgtcgcggacgcgttgcGAAGGTGGGCGTACTCGAGCGGACCGGCGCCGGAGTGGTCCAAGGTTGCCGACCTGGCGCCGCtcgtgacggcggcggcggcggaagggGACGCCGTGGCCGTGGGTATcgtgaacgacgccgcggagggtcTGTGGGAGCAGATATTCGCCGTGTACATGGCCATcaaacgcggtggcggcttTGGCtcagccgccgacgcgggcgactcGTCAAAGGCGTCCAGGCAGTACTCGGACGCGGACATCGTGCCGATCGTGCTGTGCGGGGGTTTGTTGAAGCGGGACGGGGTGCTGACCAAAAAGTTGGGGGAGTCGCTGATGGCGAGGGAGTCCGGCAGGACCGGGATGTTCAGCGGCCTTCTGGTGCATCCGGAGGTTGGTCCCGAGTGGGGCGCCGCGTGGATGGCTCGCAAACTCATGGACCCCttcgggcggtga